A window from Falco naumanni isolate bFalNau1 chromosome 3, bFalNau1.pat, whole genome shotgun sequence encodes these proteins:
- the CHCHD7 gene encoding coiled-coil-helix-coiled-coil-helix domain-containing protein 7: MPRHAQQFRDHDTNPCIAETDASRKCMDDNNYKKDMCTDYFLKYKSCRKFWHNIMIQRRRNGVKPEMPSAEERKKILESMGKPY; this comes from the exons ATGCCCAGGCATGCACAACAGTTTAGAGACCATGATACAAATCCATGTATAGCG GAAACAGATGCCTCTAGAAAGTGCATGGACGACAACAACTATAAAAAGGATATGTGTActgattattttctgaagtacaaaagctgcagaaaattcTGG CATAACATCATGAtacaaaggagaagaaatggtGTAAAACCAGAGATGCCctcagcagaagagagaaagaaaatactggaatCAATGGGGAAGCCCTACTGA